A single genomic interval of Spinacia oleracea cultivar Varoflay chromosome 6, BTI_SOV_V1, whole genome shotgun sequence harbors:
- the LOC110794417 gene encoding vacuolar protein sorting-associated protein 2 homolog 3, giving the protein MNIFKKKPTAKEALRESKREMANATRGIEKEITALQVEEKRLVAEIKKTAKTGNEAATKILARQLVRLRKQISNLQGSRAQMRGIATHTQAMHAQSSVASGLKGATKAMSAMNKQMAPAKQMKILQDFQKQSAQMDMTTEMMSDAIDDALDNDEAEEETDELTNQVLDEIGVDVASQLSAAPKGKIAGKKTEEVSTSGIDDLEERLAALRGT; this is encoded by the exons ATGAACATCTTCAAGAAGAAACCTACCGCCAAAG AGGCGCTTCGGGAAAGTAAGAGAGAAATGGCAAATGCAACACGAG GTATCGAAAAGGAAATTACAGCATTACAAGTGGAA GAAAAGAGGTTGGTTGCTGAAATTAAAAAAACTGCCAAAACAGGCAATGAG GCGGCAACAAAGATTCTTGCCCGTCAGCTAGTTAGACTTAGAAAACAAATTTCTAATTTGCAAGGTAGCCGAGCTCAAATGAGAGGTATAGCGACTCATACACAG GCCATGCATGCCCAATCCTCTGTTGCTTCTGGCTTGAAGGGCGCTACCAAAGCAATGTCAGCAATGAATAAG CAAATGGCACCTGcaaaacaaatgaaaatattgcAAGATTTCCAGAAACAGTCGGCACAAATGGATATGACA ACTGAAATGATGTCGGATGCGATTGATGACGCTTTAGACAATGATGAGGCTGAAGAGGAAACCGACGAGTTGACAAATCAG GTGCTTGATGAAATTGGAGTTGATGTTGCTTCACAG TTGTCGGCAGCTCCTAAAGGAAAAATTGCTGGAAAGAAAACTGAAGAAGTCAGCAC GTCCGGCATTGATGATTTAGAGGAAAGATTGGCTGCACTTCGGGGTACATGA
- the LOC110794439 gene encoding piriformospora indica-insensitive protein 2-like has protein sequence MAFSVSYSSTTLFLSIFSLLILLTLQQEQPPLNSVEQESVYLALESVNPETPWRTLYSDDLCLSSPHGVVCGLFPDPNSNDTVYTTHITELNFGYVADSSDNPPCSPNSSFPFSLSSLSHLRKLFFYRCFTHHPVSLPSLKTVSSELEELVFMENPSLYGSLSGVFGNFTSLKRFILTGSNVSGGIPGEITKLPSLEQVTISGNINVGKGMIPDNFGSLEKLRVLDLSRNGFKGTVPNSVGNLKNLLKLDLSYNNFVGEIPESLKNLQNLEFLDLGFNKFGNFGVPLFLGRMPRLREVHLSGNILGGAIPEIWENLRGILGIGLSGVGLVGEIPSSMGVFLTNVSYIGLDNNKLEGTVPTELGLLDHVNEVNLQNNRLSGRIPFSAPFVSRLGGKLKLEGNSGICLDRSMKWSVNQVKSGLRNLSICKSTTENPNAALFVDGGDSLGLDWCLVILLGVFWSYYIAGC, from the coding sequence ATGGCGTTTTCTGTCTCCTATTCTTCAACCACCCTTTTCctctccattttctctctcctcatcctCCTCACTCTCCAACAAGAACAACCGCCGCTTAACTCGGTGGAGCAGGAATCTGTCTACCTCGCTCTTGAATCAGTTAACCCAGAAACCCCATGGCGTACTCTTTACTCTGACGACCTCTGCCTCTCCTCCCCGCACGGCGTTGTTTGCGGCCTTTTTCCTGACCCTAACTCTAACGACACCGTTTACACCACCCacattacagagctcaacttcGGATATGTTGCAGATTCTTCTGATAATCCTCCTTGCTCTCCTAATTCCTCTTttccgttttctctctcctccttgtcTCACTTGCGTAAACTCTTCTTCTACCGCTGTTTTACCCACCATCCTGTTTCTCTCCCCTCACTCAAAACGGTGTCGTCTGAGCTCGAGGAGCTTGTTTTCATGGAGAATCCGTCGCTGTATGGGTCACTCAGTGGCGTTTTCGGTAATTTCACTTCTTTGAAAAGGTTTATTTTGACAGGGAGTAACGTCTCTGGTGGTATCCCTGGTGAAATTACAAAACTACCTTCGCTCGAGCAGGTTACTATTTCTGGGAATATTAATGTGGGAAAGGGAATGATTCCAGATAATTTTGGGAGTCTGGAGAAATTAAGGGTACTTGATTTAAGCAGAAATGGGTTTAAGGGTACTGTCCCAAATTCTGTGGGTAACCTCAAAAATCTGCTTAAACTTGATTTGAGTTATAATAATTTTGTGGGTGAAATTCCGGAAAGTTTGAAGAATTTGCAAAACCTTGAATTTCTTGATTTAGGGTTCAATAAATTTGGGAATTTTGGGGTTCCTTTGTTTTTAGGTCGCATGCCAAGATTAAGGGAAGTTCACTTGAGCGGAAATATACTCGGAGGGGCGATTCCGGAGATTTGggaaaacctcaggggtattttgGGAATCGGGCTTTCCGGGGTCGGTCTCGTTGGTGAAATTCCTTCTTCCATGGGGGTATTTTTGACAAATGTGAGCTACATTGGGTTGGACAATAACAAACTTGAGGGTACAGTGCCAACAGAGTTGGGGTTGTTGGATCATGTAAATGAAGTGAATTTACAGAATAACCGATTAAGTGGTAGAATTCCCTTTTCTGCCCCTTTTGTTTCTAGACTTGGTGGGAAGCTTAAACTTGAGGGTAATTCTGGAATTTGCTTGGATAGGAGCATGAAATGGTCTGTTAATCAAGTAAAGAGTGGTTTGAGGAATTTGAGTATTTGCAAGTCTACAACAGAAAATCCCAATGCTGCCCTTTTCGTTGATGGCGGTGACTCTCTGGGGCTGGATTGGTGTTTGGTTATCCTATTAGGGGTATTTTGGTCATATTATATAGCTGGTTGTTAG